CGCGCGCTCGGCATAGCGCTGGACGGTGCGGCCGAGGCGGGGGCGGAGACCAGGGCCATCACCGGCAGCGACCTGGTGCTGCCGTTCTACGACGCGACCATCGCCGACCGCTCCCCGGAGGCGATGGCGCTGGTGGAGGCCATCCGGACCGCCGACGGGCTGATCGTGGTCTCGCCCGGCTACCACGGCGGACTGTCCGGGCTGGTGAAGAACGCGCTGGACTACGTGGAGGACCTGCGGCCGGACCACCGGCCCTACCTGGACGGGCGCGGCGTCGGGCTGGTCGCGGTCGCGTTCGGCTGGCAGGCCGCGGTGACCACCCTCGGCCAGCTGCGCACGATCACGCACGCGCTGCGGGGCTGGCCCACCCCGTTGGGCGGGGCGGTGAACACCGCCGAGGTGAAGTTCGACGAGGCGGGCGGTGCCTCGGAGGAGAAAACCGTGCACAACCTGCGCACCATCGGCGGCCAGGTGGTCGAGTTCGCCCGCACCCGCAGGGCCGCCGCGATGATTTGATCTCGGCGATCGAGGGTACTCCCAGGTCGCAACGTTGTGCGAGCAGGGAGGACTGCGAGACATGGCTCACTCACCGATCAAGAGCCCGCTGGCCGAGAGCGACAAGGAGGTCACCGGTAACGCGTTGCAGGCGACGCTGGTGGACCTGATCGACCTCTCGCTGACCGCGAAGCAGGCGCACTGGAACGTCGTCGGTAAGAACTTCCGCAGCGTGCACCTGCAGCTGGACGAGCTGGTGAACACGGCACGCACCTACACCGACGAGGTGGCGGAGCGGGCCAATGCCATCGGGGTTTCGCCCAACGGTAAGACCCGCACCGTCCTGGAGAGCTCCGGGCTGCCGGAGTACCCGGACAACTGGCAGTCCGACGCCGCCACGGTGGATGCCATCGTCGGCACCCTCGCCGAGCTGATCCAGCGGCTGCGGGCACGCATCGACGAGACCGACAAGAGCGACCTGGTGACCCAGGACCTGCTCATCGAGATCGCCGCCAAGCTCGAGGAGGCGCACTGGATGTGGCAGGCCCAGCAGGCCTGACCCCGCTACCCCCGGTTACCTCAGTCCGAGCTGGCGTAGCGCGAAGTAGACCTCGATCGCGGTCTGCTTGACCGTCTCGGCGACCACCAGGGAGCCGTGGCCCGCGTCGTAGCGGTAGAACTCGTACGGCACCTCGCGGGCCGCCAGCCGGTCGAGGTAGTTCTCGATCTGCCGGATCGGGCAGCGCGGGTCGTTGTCCCCGGCCAGCACGAGCACAGGGGCGCGTACCGCGTCCACGTAGGTTATCGGCGAGCACTCGGTGTAGACCTGCGGTTTCTCTTCCGGTGAACCGCCGAAGAGCGCGCGGTCGAAGGAGCGCAGCTGCTCCATCTCGTCCTCGTAGGCCGCGAGGTAGTCGGCGACCGGCACGCCCGCGACGCCGGCCGCCCAGCGGTCCGGCTGGGTACCCAGCGCGAGCAGGGTCAGGTAACCGCCCCAGGACGCGCCGTTCACCACGCAGCGCTGCGGGTCGGCCAGCCCGTCGCGCACCGCCCAGTCGTGCACGGCGGCGACGTCCTCCAGTTCGGTCAGCCCCGGCCTACCCTCGATCGCGTCCCGCCAGGCCGAGCCGTACCCGGTGGAGCCGCGGTAGTTCACCTCCACCACCGCGAACCCGGCGTCCAGCCAGGTCGCCCGGTAGGCGGAGAACCGGTCCTCGTCGGCGGCATGCGGCCCGCCGTGCAGGGTGAACACCGTGGGCAGCGGGCCGTCCCCCGCACCATCCGGGCGGGCGACCAGCGCGTGGATCGTGCCTGCCGGGCCCGGCACGAAGGCATCGGTCACCGGGGCGGAGCCGGGCGCACGTTCACCCGGCGGGGCGAGCAGCACCCGGTCCTCGCCCTCGGCCGAGCGGGCCCTGATCACGGCCGGCTCCGCGGCGCTGGACCAGGAGTACTCCACGGTGCCGTCCGGGCGGACGCCCGCACCGCCGATCCGCCCGGCCGGGGTGTCCAACGAGGACAACTCGGCGGTGCTCAGGTCGTACCGGTACAGCGAGCTGCGGCCCTGATGGAAGTGCACCACGAGCAGCGCCTCCGCCCGTGGGTACCAGGTCGCGGCCACCTCGCCGGGCAGATCCAGCCGCAGCTCGGTCTCGGTGTCCGCCGCCACGTCCCAGATCAGCAGCTCCTCCCGGCCGTGCCGCTCGTGCAGCACCAGCAGCCGGGAGTCCCCGCGTACCGGGGAGAACTCCAGCGCGGCAAGGCCCTTGCCCTCGCCATCCCACTTCTCGGCGACCGGCTCGAAGTCGGCGCAGGACAGCACCCGCAAGGCGGGGTGGCGGGAGTCGCCGTGCTCGGAGTGCGAGATGGCCAGCAGCCGCTCGTCCCTGGACAGCGCCGCGACCCCGGCGTCGTCCACACTGCTGTAGAACCGGGTGGCCTGTCCCCCGGTGCCCGCGTACAGCGCGCTGCCCTCGTCGGTGGACACGCCGAGCGCGACGATCCGGTGGCCGATCTCCAGCCCGGCCGGATAGCCGTCCGGGACTCCCGGTACCGCGGGCTCCGCGGGTGCGCCGCCGCCGAACGGCTCGCGCACCCAGGAGCCGAACTCGTCCCCGTCGGTGTCGTTGAACCACCAGATCCAGGCACCGTCCGGGGAAGGCGTGGCATGCAAGGTGCCGTTCGGCCGGTCGGTCACCCGCCGGTGCTCGTCGCTGCCCCGGTCCCAGGCGTAGACCTCCCATACCCCGCTGGCGTTGGAGACGTAGAGATTGCGGCCGGGGGCGTCCAGCGCCCAGTCCGGCACCGACATCCGGGCGGCGCGGAAACGCGCCCGCCAGCGGTCCTCGGCGGCCGCGTCCTCGAAGAGGCGGTCGGGCACGATGGCTGCTGGGTGCTGGGCGATCGGCTGCGTGTTCACCCCACGATCCTGCCAGTCCGTAGGGTTACCGGTGTGCAGGAGGGTTACTCGCCCGGGGTCGCCGGTTTCGTGCTGCCGCTGCTGCGGCCGGGGATGCGGGTGCTCGACGTCGGCTGCGGAGCAGGGTCGATCACGTTCGGTCTCGAATCGGCTACCCAGGGGGTTCAGCTGTTCGGTGCCGACGAGTCGCTCGGCGACTTCGTACCCGCGAAACCTGAATCGTCCACTGTGGACTTCGTGGCGGCCGCGGCGGAGTCGCTGCCGTTCCCGGCCGCCTCGATGGACGTGGTGTTCGCGCACGCCCTGTTCGAGCGGATCCCCGATCCGGCGGCCGTGCTCGGTGAGTTCGCCAGGGTGCTGCGTCCCGGCGGCGTCCTTGCGTTGTCCACTTCGGACTGGAGTCGGGCGAAGATCCGGCCGCGGACGGCAAATGTGGATGCCGCCCTGCGCGGCCATCAGCTGCTACGCAGGCGGGCCGGCGGGAACCCGTTCGCCGGGAGGCGGATCGCCGAGCAGGTGCAGCGGGCCGGATTCACCGACGTCCGGGCCAGGACGCGGTACCTGCCGGATCGGGACTACCGCCAGCTCGGGCGGGAGGTCGAGGCGGAGCTGGCCGCGGCGCTGGAGTACGCGGGCGGCGATCGCGCGCTGCTGGCCAGCGCGGCACGTTCGGCCTGGGTCTGGGCCCGCGGCGGGGGCGGTGAGTTCAGCCAGTGCTGGGTCGAGGTGCTGGCGGTGTCCCCCACGTAGGGGACGGCGCAACCCGCGGCCGTCCGGTCACGTCTTCCAGATGACGGCGCCGGACACGCCGGTGTCGCGGTAAGTCGGGGAGTGAACCATGAGTGCACGCAGCGCGGCGATCATCGGTTCGATCGTGCTCGGCCTGACGTTCGGTTCGGCCGGGGCTTCCGGCGCGGTCACGGCCGGGGAGG
The sequence above is drawn from the Amycolatopsis aidingensis genome and encodes:
- a CDS encoding NADPH-dependent FMN reductase, producing MLGIGGSLRDGSQSERALGIALDGAAEAGAETRAITGSDLVLPFYDATIADRSPEAMALVEAIRTADGLIVVSPGYHGGLSGLVKNALDYVEDLRPDHRPYLDGRGVGLVAVAFGWQAAVTTLGQLRTITHALRGWPTPLGGAVNTAEVKFDEAGGASEEKTVHNLRTIGGQVVEFARTRRAAAMI
- a CDS encoding Dps family protein, encoding MAHSPIKSPLAESDKEVTGNALQATLVDLIDLSLTAKQAHWNVVGKNFRSVHLQLDELVNTARTYTDEVAERANAIGVSPNGKTRTVLESSGLPEYPDNWQSDAATVDAIVGTLAELIQRLRARIDETDKSDLVTQDLLIEIAAKLEEAHWMWQAQQA
- a CDS encoding prolyl oligopeptidase family serine peptidase, which translates into the protein MNTQPIAQHPAAIVPDRLFEDAAAEDRWRARFRAARMSVPDWALDAPGRNLYVSNASGVWEVYAWDRGSDEHRRVTDRPNGTLHATPSPDGAWIWWFNDTDGDEFGSWVREPFGGGAPAEPAVPGVPDGYPAGLEIGHRIVALGVSTDEGSALYAGTGGQATRFYSSVDDAGVAALSRDERLLAISHSEHGDSRHPALRVLSCADFEPVAEKWDGEGKGLAALEFSPVRGDSRLLVLHERHGREELLIWDVAADTETELRLDLPGEVAATWYPRAEALLVVHFHQGRSSLYRYDLSTAELSSLDTPAGRIGGAGVRPDGTVEYSWSSAAEPAVIRARSAEGEDRVLLAPPGERAPGSAPVTDAFVPGPAGTIHALVARPDGAGDGPLPTVFTLHGGPHAADEDRFSAYRATWLDAGFAVVEVNYRGSTGYGSAWRDAIEGRPGLTELEDVAAVHDWAVRDGLADPQRCVVNGASWGGYLTLLALGTQPDRWAAGVAGVPVADYLAAYEDEMEQLRSFDRALFGGSPEEKPQVYTECSPITYVDAVRAPVLVLAGDNDPRCPIRQIENYLDRLAAREVPYEFYRYDAGHGSLVVAETVKQTAIEVYFALRQLGLR
- a CDS encoding methyltransferase domain-containing protein, whose translation is MQEGYSPGVAGFVLPLLRPGMRVLDVGCGAGSITFGLESATQGVQLFGADESLGDFVPAKPESSTVDFVAAAAESLPFPAASMDVVFAHALFERIPDPAAVLGEFARVLRPGGVLALSTSDWSRAKIRPRTANVDAALRGHQLLRRRAGGNPFAGRRIAEQVQRAGFTDVRARTRYLPDRDYRQLGREVEAELAAALEYAGGDRALLASAARSAWVWARGGGGEFSQCWVEVLAVSPT